AAATAGCAAGTAAACATAACAAAACAGTTGCTCAAGTTATATTAAATTGGCTTATAAAGAGAGATGTTGTTGTGATACCTAAGAGCGTACACAAAGAGAGGATTGCAGAAAACTTTAATGTGTTTGATTTTGAGTTGGATGACAATGACATGAAAGAAATTTCCAAACTAGACACTAAGCAGAGTTTATTTTTATCGCACACAGATATTGAAACAGTAAGATATTTATGCAATTATAAGATTTAGTATTTTTTATTATTATATTGATTTCATTCTTGAATAGCTTCAGTAAAAGTATTAAATCATACTAATTATTTTAATATAGAATAAATTATTTTAAATAAAAAAATAGCCTTTTTGCTTCTTTGTGGCACGCCGCAAGGGCACTTCCTTCGGTCGCAAAAGAAGTGGGGTCTTACCCTACGGGCACGCTTCGCAGGGGGCAAAGCCCCAGATATAAAATATAACTGTATCTTATTTTTATGCATGATAAGTGCATTCTTTATAAAAGGAAAAATAATGAAAAATACTTTTATAACTTTATTACTAATTTTTATAACATCAATAAACATAAAAGCAGAGGATAATAATATGAAAGGCAATTTTAACTTCAATACAAAAACTGTTAAACTAAATAATGGTTATGAAATACCTTTAAATGGAATAGGCACATACAGCTTATTAAATGATGTTTGCTACAACTCTGTGCTTTATGCTTTACAAAATGGGGTGAGATTAATTGACACGGCTTATATATACCGCAATGAAGAGGAGGTTGCAAGAGCTGTGAGAGATTCTAAGATTGATAGAAAAGATATTTTTGTTATTACAAAGCTATATCCTAATCAGTATAATGATGCCGAAAATGCAATAAATGAAGCGTTAAAAAAATTAGGCTATATTGATATGATGCTTCTTCATCACCCGGGTAACAATGATGTTGAAGCGTATAAGGCAATAGAGAAAGCTGTAAAAGAAGGAAAGATAAAATCCATTGGTCTTTCTAATTGGTATATAAAAGAATTAAAAGAGTTCTTACCAAAAATAAATATTATGCCTGCTTTGGTTCAAAACGAAATACACCCATATTATCAAGATACTGAAGTGGTGGAATATATTCAAAGTTTGGGAATAGCTGTTCAAGCGTGGTATCCATTGGGGGGAAGAGGTCATCAAAGAGAGCTTTTAAATGATAGTGTATTAAAAGAGATAGCTAAAGAGCATAATAAATCTGTTGCTCAAATTATATTAAGATGGCATTTACAGAGGGGAGTGATTGTAATACCCGGTTCAAGCAATAGGGCTCATATAATAGAAAACACAGAGTTATATGATTTTGAGTTAAGCGATGATGAGATGAGAAGAATATCAGAGCTTAACCGCAATGAAAAGCATGACTGG
This is a stretch of genomic DNA from Brachyspira sp. SAP_772. It encodes these proteins:
- a CDS encoding aldo/keto reductase produces the protein MKNTFITLLLIFITSINIKAEDNNMKGNFNFNTKTVKLNNGYEIPLNGIGTYSLLNDVCYNSVLYALQNGVRLIDTAYIYRNEEEVARAVRDSKIDRKDIFVITKLYPNQYNDAENAINEALKKLGYIDMMLLHHPGNNDVEAYKAIEKAVKEGKIKSIGLSNWYIKELKEFLPKINIMPALVQNEIHPYYQDTEVVEYIQSLGIAVQAWYPLGGRGHQRELLNDSVLKEIAKEHNKSVAQIILRWHLQRGVIVIPGSSNRAHIIENTELYDFELSDDEMRRISELNRNEKHDWY